In the genome of Nitrososphaerales archaeon, one region contains:
- a CDS encoding AAA family ATPase: MWTEKYRPSNPYLLVGNEESRLGFIDWLENWKEGEKPALLIGPPGTGKTTLVYATANLLNYRVIDLNASDVRTKEKLERILSPALSSKGLFNEKVLIFLDEVDGIYGRADYGGMEFVNELIKIGRVPVVFAANDEEDERIRKLMSQTNVFHFKRIPPKLIELYLSYILEKEGIKLNKKDLGNIVRSANGDLRAAINTTYAYALAVKEGGISVLHERDETFNLLEGLDMLLSADSIDEIYSYVKRWNGLPVDKVRLIYNSVMSSNLSIEELVPILNALSTIDILIGRINRTQEWRLLRYFDELLAYSLFQTIPRGKVKRSEDSIPWQLKVRIWNESKAFKSIGLKLAKLFHTSSNTVIDLYLPYMAVILKRSKIDLEKFCDLLGFDEGSKKVFMKEVDRVWEAVKR; encoded by the coding sequence ATGTGGACTGAGAAGTACCGACCCTCGAACCCATACCTTCTGGTGGGCAATGAAGAAAGTAGATTGGGATTTATCGATTGGTTGGAGAATTGGAAAGAAGGTGAAAAGCCAGCACTCTTGATAGGCCCTCCCGGTACGGGGAAGACGACCTTGGTCTACGCTACAGCCAATCTCTTGAATTATCGAGTTATAGATTTGAATGCGAGTGATGTAAGGACGAAGGAGAAGCTCGAAAGAATTTTGAGCCCAGCATTATCATCTAAAGGCCTTTTTAATGAGAAGGTCTTGATCTTTCTGGATGAAGTCGATGGTATTTACGGCAGGGCCGATTACGGTGGTATGGAATTCGTTAATGAGTTGATCAAAATCGGTAGAGTTCCTGTGGTATTCGCAGCCAACGATGAGGAAGACGAAAGGATAAGGAAGTTGATGTCCCAAACCAACGTATTCCACTTTAAACGCATTCCTCCCAAGTTGATAGAACTTTACCTCTCATACATTTTGGAGAAAGAAGGTATCAAGCTGAATAAGAAGGATTTGGGGAATATCGTTCGTTCAGCGAATGGCGATTTAAGGGCTGCCATCAACACTACTTACGCTTACGCGTTGGCTGTAAAGGAGGGTGGAATATCTGTACTTCATGAGAGGGATGAAACCTTTAATCTGTTAGAAGGTTTAGATATGTTGTTATCTGCCGATTCGATCGATGAGATATATAGTTATGTGAAGAGGTGGAACGGTCTACCGGTGGATAAAGTTAGACTCATTTACAATAGCGTTATGAGTAGCAATCTGAGCATCGAAGAACTGGTCCCGATACTCAACGCCCTCTCAACTATCGATATTTTAATCGGGAGGATAAATAGGACTCAAGAGTGGAGACTTCTCAGATACTTTGATGAATTACTCGCTTATTCACTATTTCAAACTATCCCAAGAGGTAAAGTAAAGCGGAGTGAGGATAGTATCCCATGGCAGCTAAAGGTTAGAATATGGAATGAATCGAAAGCATTCAAATCGATCGGGCTGAAACTCGCAAAGCTCTTCCACACATCGAGTAATACAGTCATCGATCTTTACCTACCCTATATGGCTGTGATCTTAAAGCGAAGTAAGATCGATCTGGAGAAGTTCTGTGACCTTCTAGGGTTCGATGAAGGTTCAAAAAAAGTATTTATGAAAGAAGTAGATAGAGTTTGGGAGGCCGTTAAGAGATGA
- a CDS encoding divalent-cation tolerance protein CutA, with the protein MSVDMGDYIHIVTTTSSKDEAEKIVKILVERRLAGCAQIIGPIASMYWWRGKIERAEEWLCIIKSRNDLYSEVEAVIRANHSYEVPEVLAIPIVKGSDDYIRWLNSELKRRD; encoded by the coding sequence ATGAGTGTGGATATGGGTGATTACATACATATTGTGACGACCACAAGTAGTAAGGATGAGGCTGAGAAGATCGTTAAGATCCTCGTGGAGAGGCGTTTGGCTGGCTGTGCCCAAATTATAGGGCCAATAGCGAGTATGTATTGGTGGAGAGGTAAGATCGAAAGGGCGGAAGAGTGGTTATGTATCATTAAATCTCGCAACGATCTCTACAGTGAAGTAGAAGCTGTCATTCGCGCAAATCACTCTTACGAAGTGCCTGAAGTATTAGCTATACCGATCGTTAAAGGAAGTGATGATTACATCAGATGGTTAAATAGTGAGTTGAAAAGAAG